A stretch of DNA from Pigmentibacter ruber:
ATGAGTTTGAAGGAAATTACTCTAAACTTTCTTGTTACCTTGTATTTAAAGATGAAGTAACAACTTATCCAGGACTATGGAATGGCTTAGGAATGAGAGGAAATCAATCCGGCCCTTTAGAAATTAATGGAATAGAAATTCCCAAAGATAGGATTGTTGGCAAACCAAATGAGGCAAGTAAAACGAATAATGAATCTCCTGATATTTTTTACTTGCTTTGTTCTTCGGCTTGTTGGAACGGTGTTGCTATGGGTTTAATTGATTTAGGAGCAAAACACACTACTAAGAAAAAACATGAAGATATAGGAATGCGAATTGCAGACTATCCTAGCATTCAAGATTATTTTGGAGAAATGATAGCTGAAACTAATAGCTGTAGAATGAACTGTTTTTTTCTTGCTAATATTCTTGATATAAAAACTGATAATTGTAATTGGAATTTACATGAGAATAATAGTTTTTTTCCAAGATCAGAATTAATGATTTGGTTTTGGCAGCTCAAACTAAATTGTACAACTAATGTCTCTAATAATTCAGATAAAGTCTTACATGCTTGCGGAGGAAGTGGTTATAAACCTGAACTTGAAGTTGAAAGATATTTAAGAGACTCAAAAGCAGGATGGATTATGGCTCCAACTAACGAAGTTTTAAAGCAGTTATTAGGCAAACTATCATTACTTGGTCCAGAATCACTAGATGCTTGGAATCAAAAAGTTAATGAAACTATTTTACAAAATGAAATAAATAAAATGAATAAAGAAAAAATGCGTGAATTTGGAGAATTTTTGATAAAAAAAGCATCATTTTAAAATTTCTTTGACAATATAGTTAGAATAAAAATACATGATTACTTAAAAATTTCCACTTTTTTTAATTTTAATAAAACATAATATCTTTTGAAATATTAAAATAGATTTTCTTTCAGAAATGTTATAAAATTAAAATTTGAGAAATTGGAGACTTTTTCCAATACTTTAAATTTATAATTTAGCAAGTAATTGGCAATCTGTTTCCTTTTATAGTGTTTGCAAAATGTAGTCATTTATTTAGCTATCTTGAAACATGTTATTTTTTTAAAAGATATACTATAAATAAATTAAAATTTTTTCTTCTTTAACCGTAAAGGAAGATACATGTCACCACCAAATAGTTTATTAAAATCATATGATTCTAAAATTTTAGAAATTCAAAATATAGATAATCAATATCTTCTTATAAAATGTGAAAGACCAAAAAATTTTAATTTTAACTCAGGCCAGTATGCTTCTATTGAAATCAATGACGATATAGGAACTTGTGAGTTTCTTTATTCAATAGCTAGTTCAAGAGAAGAAACAAATTTTTTAGAATTTTGTATTCAAATTACTACTCAAAGTAGAGCTTCTTCATACTGGAGAAAGCTAAAAATTGCTGATATTCTAAGAATCAATAACTTGGGTGGTAGTGAAATGATAACTGATTATTCTAACCCAATTGTTATGATCGCTGGAGGCTCTGG
This window harbors:
- a CDS encoding FAD-dependent oxidoreductase — translated: MSPPNSLLKSYDSKILEIQNIDNQYLLIKCERPKNFNFNSGQYASIEINDDIGTCEFLYSIASSREETNFLEFCIQITTQSRASSYWRKLKIADILRINNLGGSEMITDYSNPIVMIAGGSGIAPFRAIIHDLYVFNKNTGNENITLVYGVKKSSAMPYQKEFLDLQNKFPKNLKVILFSEEIQNNLAIKGNLITAIDSYISNLDKNSEFYICGSLNMIQTVKDKLIENKVPSRKIFHEY
- a CDS encoding acyl-CoA dehydrogenase family protein; this encodes METNKTSSKMWGKDIFWGLGYEFDPQWTLSKKQLELQKDLIKICKDIIRPQSIECDKNLTFPKQSFIALSKLGLLGLIIPIELGGLGENHTCAAMVAETIARYGCPSTAMCYVMHIASLSALLLHANKNAAFRNLLSRVNDEVLIGTIAYSDPSTGSHAWFPKSSNSQETENGWKVSKKASWVTSGGFADWYLIQTTSHEFEGNYSKLSCYLVFKDEVTTYPGLWNGLGMRGNQSGPLEINGIEIPKDRIVGKPNEASKTNNESPDIFYLLCSSACWNGVAMGLIDLGAKHTTKKKHEDIGMRIADYPSIQDYFGEMIAETNSCRMNCFFLANILDIKTDNCNWNLHENNSFFPRSELMIWFWQLKLNCTTNVSNNSDKVLHACGGSGYKPELEVERYLRDSKAGWIMAPTNEVLKQLLGKLSLLGPESLDAWNQKVNETILQNEINKMNKEKMREFGEFLIKKASF